The genome window AGCATGCTCGTCGGCCTCATCTATTTTAAACCACATATCGGCAAAACGCGGGTCTTTTCGAACATATTCCATGTAAGCATCCGTTTGCTCAATCGTACCGGACACCGTTCCGTTAATTCCTTCAGGAGCGACGATGATCCGTCCCAGGAGTCCGTTTTCCTTACAAAATTGCAGATGCTCCGCTGCGTACTCCTCATAATTATCTACCGGAGTATACTTGTAAAACAGCAAAATGCGATATGGTTTTTGTACTTGCAATGTACAATCCACCCTTTCTTTAGCGTATATGAATTTTTTAGACGCAACCGTGATTATACCATATCGAATGGCAAAATGCGCAGTGAATCAAAGGAATTTGTGATCTTTCTATGAAAAAGCCCCCCCTTTTGAAGCCTTGCTGGAAGAGAGGGCATCTTGTAAACTATGAAAGGATATCAGCTGAGAAAGAGGAGAGACGACAATGAACATGACAAGTGAGCGTGCAGTTGCTCAGGTAAAGATAAAAAAACTCCATCCGGACGCAGTCATTCCACAATATGCACGTGCAATGGACGCAGGCTTTGATCTGGTGGCAGTCGAGGATGTCATCGTGGCTCCGGGACAATCTGCGAAAGTGCCAACGGGCTTGGCATTTGCTTTGCCGGAAGGATTTGAGCTGCAAGTCCGTCCCCGCTCCGGGATTAGTGCCAAAACGAAGCTGAGACTCTCGAATGCTCCTGGAACCGTAGATGCAGGCTATCGGGGAGAGGTGTGCATCCTTGTCGACAACATCCGCATTCCAAGCGTGGAGCGCAAAAACGTCTGCCTGGATGCAGCCGAAAAAGAGACAGAAGTAGCGCAGCAGGTAGACCCCAACAGCTATCTGATTAAAAAGGGAGACCGTCTTGCCCAGGGGGTCATTGCCATTGTTCCGATTGCTCAGTTTGAAGTCGTAGAAGAACTCGACGAAACAGAGCGCGGCGCTGGCGGATTTGGCAGCAGCGGGATCAAAGCATAAGCATCAGCAGAATGGAATGAGAAAAGCCCCTTCCTCCACGGTCACAATCGGTGATGTGCACCCCTTAAAGTAGACATTGGAAAAACCCCTACGGTTTACCGATGAAAACTTTAGGGGGTGCATTTTTATGCCAGCAAAGAAAGGCCAAAAGTTTAAACATTATTGTGAAGAGCTAAAGTTGCAGGCGGTTCAGATGAAATTAGATGGTGTTTCCCATCGAGAAATAGCAGAGAAGTTACATATCCATGATGAAGGACGAATTAAGATTTGGATGCGGAAGTATAAGAAACTCGGAGAGTTTGGGCTTCTGGATCAACGTGGCCGCCGTAAGGTATACATCGATTCGAACCGATATCTGGAGAAGTTAGAGAGGGAAAATAAGATGCTAAAAAAGTGTTTGGAAATCTGGATGCAGGAGGTGCAGTCCATAAGTATGCAACGATCAAACAAGTAGCTGGTGAATATACCATAAGTGAACTTTGCAAGTTGTTTAGAGTCTCAAGAAGTGGATACTATGCTTACCTAAAACGACAAGTAACGGATAGGAACAAGCCCGTAAAAGACTTCATCCAGGCAGTGTATAGGAAGTATGACGGAAAATATGGATATAGACAAACTCAACTATTTCTCCTGCAAGATTGCGGGGTGTGGGTCAATCATAAGAAGGTACTTCGACTAATGCAAGAAATGGGACTTCGTTCTCGAATTCGCCGCAAATATCGAAGTCATTATGTTTCGTCTGTAGGGAGACGAGTTGCCGAGAATGCCCTACAACGTGATTTCAAAGCATGTGCACCGAATCAAAAATGGGTAACGGATATCACACAATATCGTGTTGCGGATACTTGGCTCTACCTATCTGCTATTAAGGATTTGTTTAATAACGAGATTGTAGCCTACCACATGGGAGTTCGTAACGACAATGAACTGGTCCTGCGGACCTTTGAGAAAGCTTTTGAAAAAACGAAAGACGTGACTGGACTGATCGTTCACAGCGATCAAGGATTCCAGTACACGTCCTACGCTTACCACGACATGCTGCCGAAGGTTGGCGCCCAAATCAGCATGTCTCGGAGAGGCAATTGTTATGATAACGCCTCGATGGAGAGCTTCTTCTCGCATCTCAAAACGGAAGGGCTCTACCCCTATGATATCCGAAGTGTAGATGAGGCACAAAGGCGAATTGAAGAATATATTCAATTCTACAATCAAAGTCGACCACAACGAAGATTAAAAAAGCTGACGCCTGTTGAATTCAGACGTCAGCTGTCGGCCTAGCGACCGGGGTTTTTCATACTGTCCACTAAATGGGGTCTTGACCACGGACCACTGGCTGGCGACAGGGGCTTTTTTATGCGATCAACAAGGATTCGCTATACTTTTGCGGACAGAAATTGATCGATGCGCAGGCGATCTTCCTCTGAAAGGGAGCGCCCATCTTCCTTTACAAATACACAGACGCCATAAACCCAATCCAGATAACCATCTGAGGTAATCGGGAAGTTATTCGCTTCGACTCCCCGTGCGTCCTCGTTGACGATGAGTGAGATTCCCTCGAGATGATCGTCAGCAATGACCTCGTGATCTCCTCCCACCATGTCCTGCAGCTCGTCCATGTTTGTTACTTCTACGGCTTCTGCCGACTCATGCGGACGCTTTACATATACCGTAATCATGCATCATCACTCCTCAAGCTTCATCATAACCGATACGGGAGATAGACGCGATAGGACTCCGGATTAGCTGTTGGACGTTGGATATCCTATAGGGGGATCACAGAAGAGGAGACATGGACCATGAACATCGTATCCGGAAAGCTGTATTGGCCAGAGACCTTGCCTAACCCGAAACGATATCCAGAGCTTACCGAGGATATCGTGTGCGATGTTGCCATTATCGGTGGTGGAGAAGCTGGGGCGCTGTGCTCCTACTATTTGATGCAGCATGACATCGACCTCGTGTTGGTGGATAAAAAGCTGATCGGGGAAGGCAGCAGCAGTGCCAATACGGGTCTATTGCAATATGCCAACGACAAATCATTGACCGCGTGCATCCATTCGTTTGGAGAGGATAAAGGAACTCGTTTTTACCAAATGTGCAAGCACGCGGTCGACGAATTGGAGAGGATCTCATATTCCATTGATGTGTTTCCGGACTACATTAGGAGGGACTGCCTCTACTACGCAAGCCAGCTTGAGGATGTTCAGGGGTTGCAGCGGGAATATGAGAATTTGAAGAAACAGGGGTTCCCCGTCACTTATCTGGAGCAGGCGCAAGTGGAAAGGCGATTTTCCTTTTCCAAGCCTGGCGCCATTTATTCGACTGGTGTCGATGCGGAAATCAACCCGTACAAACTCGCGAACGGGATTATTCAAACAGCTGCGCGCAGAGGCATGCGCGTCTACAATGACACACAGATCGTTCATCACAAACAAGAATCAGGGGATATGGTACTCCTCACGAAGAAGGGATACAAAATCCGTTGTAAGAGAGCCGTATTTGCCACAGGATACGAGACGCAATCGATGAAACGAAATCCAAACGCAGTATTGTCCACAAGCTCTGCGATTGTTACCAATCCCGTTGAAGCATTTCTTGGATGGCCAGGTGCTTGTCTGATTTGGGAAACTGCCAGGCCATATCTATTCATACGAACGAGCCGGGAAGGTCGCATGATCGTCGGGGGGCTGGATGAAGCAACCACGGATCCGAAAAAACGGGATGCTTCATTGCCCGGAAAACGAGATCAACTGCTTGCCAAAATCCAAGAGCTCTTCCCCCATATTCCGCTCCGCGCAGAGTACTATTGGTCGGCTATGTTCGGAAGCACGCATGATGGTCTCCCGTTAATTGGCGAGCAGACTGACTATCCAGGCTGTTTGTTTACGCTCGGTTACGGGGGAAACGGAACCGTTTATGCGACGATTGGGGGGCAGATCATTACAGAACTGATCGTCAAGGGGAATCATCCGGATGCTGATTTGTTTTCGTTTCAACGCAAAGAGCATGCCACAATCTCATAAGAGCCTTGTACAAACGGTTTGTCGAATTTGACAAACCGTTTTCTTTTTTAGTACTTCATTCCTAGTTCAGGAAATATGGTTAGAGTGTGAAAAGGAAAGGAGGTGAAATACATTGGCTTCTAAATTTTTGAAAATCGCAGCTGTTTACTTTATTCTCGCGATCATTTTGGGCATCGTCATGGGGGTCACCAAAGCATTTCAATACGCATCTGTGCATGCACACCTGAACCTCGCAGGGTGGGTCACGCTTGCGATTATCGGACTTATTTATCGCGCTTATCCGCAGGCAGCAGACAACAAGCTGGCTTCCTGGCATTTTTGGCTGCACAACATCGGTTTGCCTGTCATGCAGGGGTGTTTGTTCCTCATGCTTTTCACTGGCGCAGAATCGTTCGTGGTTGGAGCGATCGTTGGTTCGTTGGTACTAGGGATCGGAATTTTGTTATTCGTCATCAACGTGTGGAAGCATGTGGGGGAGTAGAGCAAGCGGTTTGCAGCGTTGCATAGAAAGACGGGGAATGAGTCACCATAGTCCTAACTTTTGACAGGAGAGAGGGGGAATGGGACGTTGCAAAAGAGCGTGGAGAAAAAGCGCCGAATCAAGGCGTCGGAACCTCTTTATCCCTCTCTCCTCCGCACAATCCAGCAGGCGTTTCAACTGAAAAGGAATCCACTGCCTTGGTCAAAAGCGATCACGGCTGGCATCTGCTCAGGGATTCCCGTGCTGATAGGGCTTCTGGCAAATCATCTATCCTACGGGATGTTGGCAGGGATCGGGAGCTTTACGTATTTGTACGTTGCCAATATCCCGTATTCCCAGCGAGCAAAAAAACTGTTCTTTGTCATGATCGGGTTGGCGATGGCAGTAGGAATGGGAACACTGGTCGCTCCACACCCGCTTACTTCTGCCATTTTCGTCGGTCTGATCGGCGCTCTGGTCACGTTCCTTTTTGGCGCTTACAAAATACAAGGTCCAGCGGCTATTTTTTTTGTCCTCGCATTTTCCCTGGCTACGGGAATGCCGATCGATCCGACTGCAGCTCCTCTTCGTGCCGGGCTGGTCTTATGCGGGGGAGCGCTGGCATGGCTCTTGGGAATGATCGGCTGGGTCCGCGATCCACATGGTCCACAGACGACTGCCATGAAGCGGGTGTATATGGAGCTGGCGGCGTTTATGGATAGGGTAGGGAGCGGAGAGGTACAAGAGGGCAGGAAAAAGCTCGTCGCTGTTTTGAAATCAGCAGAGGAGTCGCTGGCAGTTGGGCAGACATCCTGGCATAGCTCTGGGCAATACCAGCGTCTCCTTTTATTGAACGACCAGGCAAACGCTATTTTTTTGGATGTATTGGAGTACGCAGAAAAGAAGAGGGACAAGCTCCCGCCGCATATCGGGAAGACGGTGCGGTCGATTGCCGCCGCACTGGATGAGAAGAGCAAAGGGAGCGAACGGGCGATTCGTGTGGAGGAATGGCCAGGAGGAGAGGGAATCATTCTCCGCCTTCAAAGCAATGTCCGAGAGGCTGTGCGTATTTTGATTGACCCGCAAACAGATGTAGATGCGGTGCAAAAAAGAAAACGGCAATCCCTGTGGACAGTGCTTGGCGGTTCTTTTGACAAAAATTCCATCGTTTTTCTCACCTCGATCCGATTTGGGCTGGTTCTTGCTGCAACTGCCCTCCTTGCCTATTCGTTCGAACTAAATCGGTCGTATTGGGTCACCTTGTCGTGTGCGGCCGTCATGTCGGGGGCGACCATTATCGCCACTTTTCATCGAGCGATTCAGCGTTCGATCGGAACCGTAGTCGGGATCATGGTAGCGACGATTATTTTGGCAGCGCACCCGCATGGCTTGTTTATCGCGGTGGTAATCATGTTCATGACGGCTCTGACGGAGCTGGCGATTGTACTCAATTACGGTTTGGCGGCCTTATTCATTACCCCAAACGCTCTGCTTCTCGCGGAAAGCACGGGCCAAAATCTCAGTCTGTCCTTTGTTGCATCGGCACGCATCATCGATGTTGTCATCGGCTGTGCCATTGGCTTGGTAGGGACATTGTTAATTGGAAGGCGCAAGGCATCGAGCATGCTCCCCCATCTCATCGCAAAGACGATCCGCAGCCAGCAGCAGTATTTGATGACGTTATTCTCTGAACACCGAGCCAATCTCGATCTCAAGCAATCGCTGGAACAAAGAAAAATGCAGACGAATCTGAGCAACTTACAAATCGTGTACACAACTGCCATTGGCGAGATCCCGAGCAATAAGAGACAGCTGGAGTACATGTGGCCTGTCATTTTTTCCATCGAGCAAGTGGGGTATTTGCTCGAGTCCTGTCTGAAATCGGCACGCTGCCCGATTTTGTCGGATGCGACGCTCTCACAGCTTTTGCTCGTATTTGAGACCATGGCCAAATCAGCTGAACAAAAAGCGCCGCTCGCAAAGAAGGAAATTCCGGCAATCATCGATTTTCCGCAATTGCAGAGGGAGCTCAGTGAATTGCAGGATGCATTGCAGGTGAGCACCAGGGTAC of Brevibacillus choshinensis contains these proteins:
- the dut gene encoding dUTP diphosphatase, yielding MNMTSERAVAQVKIKKLHPDAVIPQYARAMDAGFDLVAVEDVIVAPGQSAKVPTGLAFALPEGFELQVRPRSGISAKTKLRLSNAPGTVDAGYRGEVCILVDNIRIPSVERKNVCLDAAEKETEVAQQVDPNSYLIKKGDRLAQGVIAIVPIAQFEVVEELDETERGAGGFGSSGIKA
- a CDS encoding helix-turn-helix domain-containing protein, encoding MPAKKGQKFKHYCEELKLQAVQMKLDGVSHREIAEKLHIHDEGRIKIWMRKYKKLGEFGLLDQRGRRKVYIDSNRYLEKLERENKMLKKCLEIWMQEVQSISMQRSNK
- a CDS encoding IS3 family transposase yields the protein MFGNLDAGGAVHKYATIKQVAGEYTISELCKLFRVSRSGYYAYLKRQVTDRNKPVKDFIQAVYRKYDGKYGYRQTQLFLLQDCGVWVNHKKVLRLMQEMGLRSRIRRKYRSHYVSSVGRRVAENALQRDFKACAPNQKWVTDITQYRVADTWLYLSAIKDLFNNEIVAYHMGVRNDNELVLRTFEKAFEKTKDVTGLIVHSDQGFQYTSYAYHDMLPKVGAQISMSRRGNCYDNASMESFFSHLKTEGLYPYDIRSVDEAQRRIEEYIQFYNQSRPQRRLKKLTPVEFRRQLSA
- a CDS encoding DUF3846 domain-containing protein produces the protein MITVYVKRPHESAEAVEVTNMDELQDMVGGDHEVIADDHLEGISLIVNEDARGVEANNFPITSDGYLDWVYGVCVFVKEDGRSLSEEDRLRIDQFLSAKV
- a CDS encoding NAD(P)/FAD-dependent oxidoreductase; translation: MNIVSGKLYWPETLPNPKRYPELTEDIVCDVAIIGGGEAGALCSYYLMQHDIDLVLVDKKLIGEGSSSANTGLLQYANDKSLTACIHSFGEDKGTRFYQMCKHAVDELERISYSIDVFPDYIRRDCLYYASQLEDVQGLQREYENLKKQGFPVTYLEQAQVERRFSFSKPGAIYSTGVDAEINPYKLANGIIQTAARRGMRVYNDTQIVHHKQESGDMVLLTKKGYKIRCKRAVFATGYETQSMKRNPNAVLSTSSAIVTNPVEAFLGWPGACLIWETARPYLFIRTSREGRMIVGGLDEATTDPKKRDASLPGKRDQLLAKIQELFPHIPLRAEYYWSAMFGSTHDGLPLIGEQTDYPGCLFTLGYGGNGTVYATIGGQIITELIVKGNHPDADLFSFQRKEHATIS
- a CDS encoding cytochrome-c oxidase, which gives rise to MASKFLKIAAVYFILAIILGIVMGVTKAFQYASVHAHLNLAGWVTLAIIGLIYRAYPQAADNKLASWHFWLHNIGLPVMQGCLFLMLFTGAESFVVGAIVGSLVLGIGILLFVINVWKHVGE
- a CDS encoding FUSC family protein, coding for MQKSVEKKRRIKASEPLYPSLLRTIQQAFQLKRNPLPWSKAITAGICSGIPVLIGLLANHLSYGMLAGIGSFTYLYVANIPYSQRAKKLFFVMIGLAMAVGMGTLVAPHPLTSAIFVGLIGALVTFLFGAYKIQGPAAIFFVLAFSLATGMPIDPTAAPLRAGLVLCGGALAWLLGMIGWVRDPHGPQTTAMKRVYMELAAFMDRVGSGEVQEGRKKLVAVLKSAEESLAVGQTSWHSSGQYQRLLLLNDQANAIFLDVLEYAEKKRDKLPPHIGKTVRSIAAALDEKSKGSERAIRVEEWPGGEGIILRLQSNVREAVRILIDPQTDVDAVQKRKRQSLWTVLGGSFDKNSIVFLTSIRFGLVLAATALLAYSFELNRSYWVTLSCAAVMSGATIIATFHRAIQRSIGTVVGIMVATIILAAHPHGLFIAVVIMFMTALTELAIVLNYGLAALFITPNALLLAESTGQNLSLSFVASARIIDVVIGCAIGLVGTLLIGRRKASSMLPHLIAKTIRSQQQYLMTLFSEHRANLDLKQSLEQRKMQTNLSNLQIVYTTAIGEIPSNKRQLEYMWPVIFSIEQVGYLLESCLKSARCPILSDATLSQLLLVFETMAKSAEQKAPLAKKEIPAIIDFPQLQRELSELQDALQVSTRVQASEALR